The sequence GGCAACGCTGCGCAACTGGTTGCCTGCCGTGCAGGCGTACCTCAATGAGTTGGATGCGCTCACGGCCAGCGTGCATCGCCAGGTGTTTTCTGAGTTGATGGCGGCGGTGGTGCAGCGCCGTGGGCAACCCGCTCAGGCGCTGCCGGGGTGGGTGGATGTCGCGGCGTTTCAGTCGGCCCAAACGGCACCAGGCCGGGCTGTGCAGGGTTATTTAGTGCAAGACCTGAGGCAGCGGCGCTGGCTCATTCAGCCGCAACCGCCTGAGGCGGGGCAGAACGGGCGGGCGCTGGCTCCAGCAACGCAGGTGGTGGTGCGCTGGCAGAGCCAGGCGGGGGAGCAAGTGCGTGCGCTGCGGCTTGGGTCAGCAGTACACGATCTGGCCGGGCTGGATGAGGTGGTGGGCGTGGAGGTCAACGATGGGCGGCAGGTGTTCCAACTCTTGCCTGTTACGCGGCCCCGGGGGATTTTGGGGTGGTCACAAAATAAAGACCTCGCATTAAGCTTGATGTTGCCAGATCTTCGTTTTAAAGAAACTACGATCGCTGATGATTTGCTGCGGCCTCACAATTACTGGCGGGCGATGCTTGCAGGCCAGCGCTCTCAACTGATCATCGATACCATCCATTTCACTTTGCATGAAGGATGTATCTTTCGGATTGGGGGAGATGATTTTGGAAGTTATTTAGATTTGCAGTTTAACTCTCGGCGTGGTAAAAATAAAGTAGTGCAACGTTTCCGCTGGATCGAACCTGGCAGTTTCATGATGGGATCCCCCAAAACCGAGCCGGAGCGTAATAAAAATGAAGGGCCACAACACCGCGTGACGCTGACGCAAGGCTTTTGGCTGGCTGATACGGCCTGCACGCAAGCGCTGTGGCTGGCGGTGGCGGGAGGAGAGAACCCAAGCATATTCAAAGGTAACGAATTGCCGGTAGAGAACGTTAGCTGGGATGACGTGATGAATAAATTCATACCAAAGCTGCAAACATTGCTACCCAAAGGAGCGGAGGCTATATTACCTAGCGAAGCTCAATGGGAATATGCTTGCAGAGCGGGAACGCAGACACCATTCAATTTTGGCAAACAAATTAATCCTGAGTTAGTTAACTACAATGGGAGCCATCCATACAATAACGGCCCCAAAAGTATAGGCCGAAAAAAACCTGTCCCTTCAAAAACATTACCAGCAAACAATTGGGGATTGTTTCAGATGCACGGCAATGTGTGGGAGTGGTGTTTTGACGCTCCGCGCGTATACACTGAAGAAACTCAAACAGACCCACTAGGCCCCATCGGAAATGATAGCCATGCGATACGGGGTGGCTCTTGGTTCTTTTATGCAGGAGATGCCCGATCGGCTTTCCGCTACCCGGATGTTAAGCCCAGAAATATCGGTTTTCGTTTAGCTCTAAGGTTAATACCAAGCCAAGGGGCTTAACCGGGCAGACATACTTGCACGCGGGCTCGTCTGCCCAAGTATCACCCATGAAACCCTCAGACTCTCTCGCTTCGCACCGCGCCGCCATTCGTCGAGTAGTGAAGGCCCATCACGCCTGCAATGCCCGCATTTTCGGTTCCATGGCTCGGGCGAAGACATAGAAGACGGTGACCTAGATGTGTTGATCGACCCCACGCCCGAAACCACCTTGCTGGACGTGCCGGCGCATTTCCGTGTAGTGGTGCTGGTGCAGGCGGTATGAGCTTTGTCTCCCCCTCTCCCCAGCCCTCTCCCACGAGGGGAGAGGGGGCAAAACCGGGTGTTCTGGCGCACAGACCTACGCGCTGCACAAAGCCCCTCTCCCCTTGTGGGAGAGGGGTTGGGGAGAGGGGGGACGCCGCCAAGCCCCTCAGGTCGTTGTTTCCCCCAACTCCGTCTGTTGAACCATGCGCTCTGCTGATCTCTTCCAACCTCACCCCGCCTTCCCGCCCGAAGTCGCCCACCGCGCCCCACCCGCTGGCCACTGGCCACCCGCCTGGGCCGTGGCCTGGGGCGATGACCGGTTCGGCCTGTGGGCGGATTTGGAAGTGGGCCGCGTGGTGCAACGCTTCCGCTGGATCGAGCCCGGCAGTTTCCTGATGGGTTCCCCCAAAACCGAGCCGGAGCGTTCTAGCGACGAAGGCCCACAACACCGGGTAACGCTGACGCAAGGTTTCTGGCTGGCGGACACGGCCTGCACGCAAGCGCTGTGGCTGGCGGTGGTGGGAGGAGAGAACCCGAGCCGCTTCAAGGGAAGCGACGACTTACCGGTAGACAACGTAAGCTGGGACGATGTGATGGAGCAGTTCGTACCCAAGCTGCAAGTGCTTCTGCCCGAAGGCGTGGAAGCAGCATTGCCCAGCGAAGCGCAATGGGAGTATGCGTGCCGAACGGGCACGCATACTCCGTTCAGCTTTGGCAAACAGATCAACCCTGCGCAAGTGAACTACAACGGAAATCAACCGTACAACGACGGCCAGAAGGGTGAATACCGCGAGAAGACAGTGCCAGTGAAAGCGTTGCCTGCAAACAGATGGGGCTTATTCCAGATGCACGGCAACGTGTGGGAGTGGTGCTTGGACGAGCGAAGAACATACACAGACGCTGAAGCGGTGGATCCGCTGGGGGCTGTCGGGGATGGCCCGCGCGCCTTGCGCGGCGGCGCCTGGTTCTACAACGCTCGGCACGCCCGCACGACCTTTCGCTACGTGTACGAACGAGACGGCCGCTGGTTCTACTTCGGCTTTCGTGTAGCCCTGAAGCTCAAGCCCAGCCCAGGGGCGTAGCCCCAAGGCATTGGGGCCGGAGGCCCCGGAGTGCAGAGGCCGGAGGCCTCCAAGGCGGAGCCTGGTGCATTGGGTCGTGGCGGAGCCACGAATCCGGCGCAGGCGGAGCCGAAGCCGGACGGCCGCGAAGCGGCCGCGCAAAAAATGGTGATTGCAGACGTTGTTTGCCAAGCTTGGCATGGGCAAACGCAGCCGAAAATAACCAGCCCATGCACACCCGCACACAGCCTGCACCACCCCAGGAGCACCCATGAAACCCTCAGACCTGCTCGCCCCGCACCGTGCCACCATTCGCCAGGTGGTGCAGGCACACCACGCGTGCAATGCCCGCATCTTTGGCTCTGTGGCGCGGGGTGAAGATGGGGAGGGCAGTGACTTGGATGTGCTCATCGACCCTACGCCCGACACCACCTTGCTGGACATCGGTGCCATTCGCCACGAACTGGTACAGTTGCTGGGGGTGCCGGTGGATGTGCTCACCCCCAATGCCTTGCCCGAGCACTTTCGCGCCGCCGTGCTGGCCCAGGCGCAACCGGTATGAGCGCCCAACCCCAGCGCACCGCCGACTACCTGCAACACATGGCCCAGGCGATAGAGCGCATCCAGCATTACACCCAGGCCATGACGCTGGACGGGTTCCTCAACCAGCCCTTGGTGCAGGATGCCGTGATCCGCAACCTCGAAGTGCTGGGCGAAGCCAGCCACAACATTGAAAAGCACGACCCAGCCTTTGCTGCCGCTCACCCTGAGCTGCCGCTGGCCTTTGCTTACCAGATGCGCAACGCCCTGGCGCATGGGTACTTCAAAGTAGATTTGGAGATCGTCTGGCGCACGGTGCAGCGGGATTTGCCTCGGTTGCTGGCACAGGTGCAGGGAGTGATGGGGCAGGTGTGAACCGTTGCACCACGTCACGCTTACCCTCCGCCCAACGGATGCCACCCGTCTGCGCCATGTGCAAGCCGATGTAAAGACGTGCCGGCCCGCTCGCCCTACACGGCCGCCTCCGCTGGAACTTCTTCGGCGTTCGTGTGGCCCTGAAGCTCAAGCCCAGCCAGGGGGCGTGGCCCCAAGCCTGCGCTTCAAACAACGTGGGTCTTGACCCACTCACGCATCGCGTCGTTGACCCGGGTCTGCCAACCTTTGCCAGTGGCTTTGAGGGCTTCCAGCACATCAGCGTCGAAACGAATCGTTGTTGAGCGCTTGGCCGGTGTCTTCTGGGAGGGCACACACGCCAGCGCGGCTGTTCATGGCAACCAACTCAGCGTGAATCCCGGCTGGGAGAACCTCGGCAGAACGCTTGGCGTTCGCAAACCAAGCCGCATCCAACTCGTGCGCGTCAGGATCGGCGGCGATGGCCGCACAGATGGCGACATCCTCCTCGGCAGTCGGCAACTCGACCCGACGACCGCCCGGCAACGTCAACAATTTGGTGACCATCACGCCCCCATCCATCAAAGCCGCCCCACACACCCCACCGCCCCACACCGGCACGTCAGCCGCCCCTCATGGTGCGTTTCCCCATAATCCACGGTGATCTCCTCGCCCACCGCAATCTCGCGCAGCGCGTAAAACTCAATCCGCCCCTCGCGGATGCGCAACTGCCCATTCGGCTGGCAACTGTGGTTCGTGAAACGCATCGGATCGGTAGAGCGCGCCAAATCCACCGCCGTTTTGTGCGACACCTCCACGATCATGATGCGCTCCAGCGTCGCCGCCCGGCGCCGCGCTTCCGCAATCGAGATCGTCTCGCCGCGCACCTCGCCGATCTTGTGCCAACCCGGCACCGGCTCCAGCGCAAACACCCCGAACCCGTCGATCGGGCTGCGCCGCACCGCCACATCGTATTTTTGGTAAGGCGGACGTATGGCCAAACACCCCATCAGCAAAGCCTCCCGATCCGGCGCCGGCGGCCCACAAACAGGCTCGCACGCAGGCTCCGCGACGACCTCCGAAGAAAACGCACCCAGCCGAGGCAAGGTCACAGCCCCGTGGCGTGCGGCAGATGCGGCGCCGGCACCACCGCATCCCCCGCCCAACCGGGTTGGCGATGCTCGGCAATCACGTTCGTGTAAATGCCGCCGCGCACATACCAACGCGCCGTGATGCGCGCATAACGCGGGTTCGTCACCGAGACGATCTTGCTCAAAATGTCGTTCGTCACCTTCTCGTGGAACGCACCCTCGTTGCGGAAGCTCCACATGTACATCTTCAAACTCTTCAGCTCGACGCAGAGCTGATCCGCCACCATGTCAATGGTGAAGTGCGCAAAGTCCGGCTGGCCGGTGAGCGGGCAGTGGCAGGTGAATTCGGGGATTTGAAACTGGATGACGTAATCCCGCTCCGGCGCCGGATTCGGGAACACATACAGCTCCTTGCTCGGCGCGCTCGGCGGGTTGACCGGCACCGGGCGTTGTTGAGGGGCGGGAATCAGTTCGTCAGAGTGAGCCATGGCGTGCGGGAAGAAAACCAAGAAAAAAGACCGCGATGGTATCATCCCGCCGCCTTTGCGGCCAGATTGGCACGCGATTTCCCCTTGTAGATCAAAGACTTAAGATGCGCGCCCGCCCGGTCGCGCCACGCGATGCGGCTCAACCAGATCAAGCTTTCCGGCTTCAAGTCCTTTGCCGAACCAACGACGTTCCAACTGCCCGGCCAGCGCGTCGGCGTGGTCGGGCCGAACGGTTGCGGCAAGTCCAACATCATGGACGCGGTGCGTTGGGTGTTGGGCGAATCCAAAGCCAGCGAGCTGCGCGGCGAGTCCATGCAGGACGTGATTTTCAACGGCTCGGCCAACCGTAAACCCGCTGGCCGCTCCAGCGTGGAACTGGTGTTTTCCAATGAAGACGGCCGCGCCGGTGGCAGTTGGAGCCAATACGCCGAAATCGCCGTCAAGCGCGTGCTGACGCGGGACGGCACCTCCAGCTACTTCATCAACAACCAGCCGGTGCGCCGCCGCGATGTACACGATGTGTTCCTCGGCACCGGCTTGGGGCCACGCGCTTACGCCATCATCGGCCAGGGCACGATCACCCGCATCATCGATTCCAAACCGGAAGAGCTGCGCCTGTTTTTGGAAGAAGCCGCTGGCGTCTCCAAATACAAAGAGCGTCGCCGCGAAACCGAATTCCGCCTGCGGGACACGCGAGACAACCTCACCCGCGTGGACGACATCCTGCGCGAACTGGGTGCCAACTTGGAGAAGCTGGAGCGCCAAGCCGAAGTGGCCACGCGCTACAAGACTTTGCAAGAAGCCGGCACGCTCAAGCTGCACCAGCTCTGGTTTTTGAAACACCGGGACGCGGCCACCGAAGCCCAGCGCGTGCATCTGGCGATGCTGGAAGCCACCAACGCGCTGGAAGCCCGCACCGCCGAGCTGCGCCATTTGGAAGCCGCTTTGGAAGAGGTGCGCCAGGCGCACTACACCGCGTCGGACGGTTTGCACGAGCGCCAAGCGGATCTGGCCGCTGCCGCCGCTGAGGTCAGCCGCTTGGAGGAGCGCATTCGCCACGTTGTCGAGGGGCGCCAGCGCACCCAGGCGCGTTGGGCGGAGCTGCGTGCCCAGGCGGCGCAGTGGGCCGAACGCGCCGAGCAGGCCGAGGCCGAGCAAGAGGCGCTGGCCGAGCAGATCGCCTTGGCGCAGGAGCAGGCCGAAATCCTCGCTGCTCGCGCCGAAGAGCAGGCCGAAGACACGCCGCAGCACGAAGACGCCCTGCGCAGCGCCCAACAGCGGGCGGCGCAACAGCGCGGCCAAGTTGGCCAGGTGCAGCAGCAGTTGCAATTGCTCGCGGCGGAAAGCCGCCATCTGGACGAACAACATCGCAGCTTGCGCAGCCGGGTGGATCGGCTGAGCGCGGAACGCCGGGGGTTGGCGGCGCCGGATGCGGCGCGGCTGGACGCCCTGCGCGAGCAGCTCGCCCAAGTTCAAGCCCTGAGTGACGACGCCCAAGCCCGCCTGCACGCCTTGAGCGAGCAACTGCCCCAAGCCGAAGACCAGCGCCGCCACGCCCAGCAAGCCGCCAACGAGGCCACCGCCCGCCACACCGATTTGCACGCCCGCCTGGACGCCCTGCGCACGCTGCAAGACAAGGTGCAGCGCGGCGGCAAGCTGCAACCGTGGTTGGAGAAACACGGGTTGGCGGGGTTGGCGGGGATGTGGCAGCACGTCCACATCGAACCGGGTTGGGAAACGGCGCTGGAAGCGGCGTTGCGCGAGCGCTTGCACGCGCTGCCGGTGAGCCAGTTGGAGCGGCTGCAAGGGTTGGCGCTGGATGCGCCGCCGGCGAAGTTGGCGTTTTATGCGGTGGGGAGTGCCCCCTCTCCCCAACCCCTCTCCCGCGAGGGGAGAGGGGCTTCAGAGACGTTGGTGGACTTGTTGCGGGTGCGCGATCCGGCGCTGCGCTCGGTGTTGGCGGATTGGCTGGCCGGTGTGGCCGTGGCCGATTCGCTGGCGCAGGCGCTGGCGCAGCGGGATCGTTTGACGCCGGGCGGCTGTTTCATCACCCGCGAGGGGCACAGCGTCAGTGCGCACGCCATCGGGTTTTATGCGCCGGATTCAGAGCAAGCCGGGTTGCTCGCCCGTCAGCACGAGATTGAAAACTTGGAGCGTGCCAGCCGCGCCCAAGCCCTGCTCGCGGAGGACGCCCGCACCGCCCTGGCCCGCGCCGAGCACGCGCTGGCCGACGTTCAGCAGCAATTGGTCCAAGCGCGGCGCGAGGCCACGCAAATGCAGCAAACGGCGCATCAGGTGCAGGTGCAGTGGTTGCAGCTCTCACAACAGGCCGAGGCGGCGCGCAGCCGGCATCGCCAATTGGATGACGAGCTGGCCGACCTGAACGCCCAACTCGACGATGTGGCCGAACGTCGCGCCACCGGCGAAGCGCGGTTCGAGGAACTCGATCTGGCCTTGGCCGAAGCGCAGGAGCGTTTCACCGCGCTGGAAGATGCGGTGATCGCCGCCGAACGGCGTTTGAGCAGCGCCCGCGAGCACCAGCGCGTGGCCGAACGTCAGGCGCAGGAAGCGCAGTTTCAGGCGCGCACGTTGGCTTCCCGCCGAGGCGAGTTGGAACGCGGCATCACCACCGCACGCCAACAGCAGCGCGAGGCCGAACAGGCGCAGCAGCGCACACAAGCCGAACTCGCCCACTTTGATGACGATGCTGCGCAAGCCGGGCTGCACGAAGCGCTGGCGCTGCGGGTGGCGCGGGAAGCAGCCCTGTCCGCCGCCCGGGCTGCGTACGACGACCTCAGCCACCGCCTGCGCCAAGGCGACGAGCAGCGCCAAACGCTGGAACGCGCCATGGCCCCGCTGCGCGACGCCATCACCCGGTTGCAGCTCGAAAGCCAAGCCGCCGAGCTGGGGGGGGCGCAGTATCTGGAACAGTTGCAGGGGGCGGGCGTCGATCTGGCGGCGCTGGGGCAGTTGATCGAGCTGAACGGCGTCAAACTCTGGGGCTTGCAAGGTGAGATCGACCGCATCAACCGCGAAATGAACGCCCTCGGTGCCGTCAACTTGGCGGCCTTGGAAGAACTCAGCGCCACCCGCGAGCGCAAAACCTTTCTGGACGCCCAAAACGCCGATCTCACCCAGGCCATGCAAACCCTGGAAGACGCGATCCACAAAATCGACCTGGAAACCCGCGAGCTGCTGCAAGGCACGTTCAACCAAGTGAACGACGGCTTTGGCCGCATGTTCCCCAGCTTGTTCGGCGGCGGTAACGCCAAACTGGTGATGACGGGGGAGGACATCCTCGAATCCGGCGTGCAAGTCATGGCGCAGCCGCCGGGTAAGAAAAACGCCACCATCCATTTGCTGTCCGGCGGGGAGAAGGCGCTCACGGCCATCGCCCTGGTGTTTGCGATTTTCTTGCTGAACCCCGCGCCATTCTGTCTGCTGGACGAAGTGGACGCGCCGCTGGACGACGCCAACACCGAGCGTTATGCCAAGCTTGTGACGCAGATGTCCGAAAGCACGCAGTTCCTGTTCATCTCACACAACAAAATTGCGATGGAAATGGCCGAACAGTTGATCGGCGTGACCATGCAGGAGCAAGGTGTGTCGCGTATCGTCGCGGTGGACATGCAGGCGGCCGTGGGCATGCTCGCCGCCTGAGGCCCGCCACAGACCACGGAAAGCGGTGATGACTCTGACGATTGGCTTGATCCTGGTGGCCCTGCTGCTGCTGGCGTTGATGGGGCTGCACGTGCTGTGGACGACGTACCGCGCCCGTCAAGCCCGCCGCCGCGCCGATGCGGACGCCGCTGCCGCCGCCGCAGCGGCGACGACCTTGCAGGGTGAGGTCGATCCGGCCAGCTTGGGGGGCGTGCAGGCGTCGGTGCTGTGGAAAAGCGAACCGCCCCGGCCACAGCCGCTGCGCCGCGCGCCGCGCATCGATGCACTCATCGATGCCATCGCCACCCTCACGCCGGAATCACCGGTGAGTGGCGATCTGATCTTGCAGCATCTCAGTTTGGTGCGGCGGGCGGGCAACAAACCGCTGTACGTCGAGGGTTACCACGCCCAAACCGACGCCTGGGAGGTGCCCAGCGCTGGCCGGCGTTACACCGAGGTGCAGGTGGCGGTGCAACTGGCCAACCGCCACGGGCCGCTCAACGAAATCGATTTTGCGGAATTCACCCAAAAAGCCGAAAGTTTGGGCGAGGCGCTGCGCGCCTTGGTCGATCTGCCGGACATGATCGAGGCCGTGAACCGCGCCCGCGAGCTGGACGCGTTTTGTTCCCACAACGATGTGAAGCTGGTGGTGTACTTGTGCCCGGCGGTCGGCTCATGGTCGCTGGAGACGGTGCAAGCCTGTGCGCAACGCCACGGTTTTGTGCCGAGCACGATCGCGGGGCGCATGGTGTTGATGTCCATGGAGGAGGATGCGCCGCCCGTGCTGGTGTTGAGTTTCGACGCGCAGGCCGCGCTGGCAGACGATCCCGGCGAAGCGGTGTTGCAGCACATCGCCCTGAGTTTGGACGTGCCGCAATCCCCGCCCGAGGCGGAGCCGTTTGCGACGTGGTACTTGTGCGCCCGTCGCTTGGCCGAGGATTTGGGCGCCAAGGTGCTGGACGACCAAGGCGACCCGCTGGGCTTGCAGGCGTTTGAAAGCATTGGCGCGACCCTGCAAACCCTGTATCTGGAACTGGCGCGCCACGAACTGGCCGCCGGCAGTGCGGCGGCCCGGCGTTTGTTCAGTTGAGGCGGCGGCGGCGGGCGCCCAACAAACCCAGCGCCCCGAGCCACAGGGCCAACGTGGCAGGTTCAGGCACCGAAGAGACGGTGCCACCGCTGCCCGTCGTCAAACCGATGGCGCCGATCTTCACGCTGCCTTGGGCCGAGGAGGTGTTGTCACCCATGTAGATGAAATTGGTCTGGGTGTAGACGCTGCCGAAGCTGCTGTAGTCGCGCATCGCACCGGTCAGCAGCGTGGTGGCGCCGCTGCTCAGGCTGTAAAACCCGTCTTGCAACGTCAGGCTGTAGTTGCGCAACAAGGTGGTGTTGAAGCTGGCACTCTCAGCGTGCAAAAAATCCGCACCCGATTGGGCCCAAATCTGGGTCGCCCAGAAACCCAGCTCAATGCCGCGATGTTCACTGTCCAACAAGATGACAGAAAAGCCGGCGCGGTTGGCGTTGGCGTGGCTTTCGCTGACGGTTTGGAAGCTGAAGTTCAGCGTCGTGCCGGTGTCACTGTCGATGGTTTGATCGGTGCGGGCGATGCCGCTCTTCAACGAGTTCGACCCGGTGGAACTGAGGTTGAACAACCCGTTCTGGACTTGGGCGGTGCCCAAAAAATCCACCATCACCCAGTCTTGCTGCGAGGGCAGGGTTTGGGTGCTGGGGTCGTACAGCACATCGGCGTGCGCCACACTGGCTCCGAGGGCCAGGGCACCGATCGCCAACCAGCGACGGCAAGAAGATGAGAAAGCAGGTGCGTTCATGATGTGTGACCAGGGTTGGTGAAATTGCTGTTGTGCGCTCATCCTAATTCGGCTCACTACACTGCCTGTTTATGCCCCCTTCCGACATTCAACTTGATTTGTTCGTCTCCGCCCCGGCGGCGGCCCCCGAACCCACTCCGCCAGCCGCTCAGGCAGCGGCGTTGCGCGAGCGTTTGCACCATCTGGCGCACGCCTACCATGTGCAAGACGCCCCCGAAGTGCCCGATGCGGAATACGACCGCCTGTTCCAGCAACTCCAAGCCCTGGAGGCCGAGCACCCAGCGCTGCGCACGCCAGATTCGCCCACCCAGCGCGTGCTGGGCGCCGTGCTGGAGGGCTTCACGCCGGTGCGTCATGCGGTGCCCATGCTGTCGATTCGCACTGAAACGGACACCACGGCCCAAGGCGCCCACGAGTTCGATGCCCGCGTGCGCCGCGAACTCAAACTCACCGAGAACGATGCGCCGATCGACTACAGCGCCGAACTCAAATTCGATGGGCTGGCGATCAACCTGCGTTACGAAGCCGGGGTGCTGGTGCAAGCGGCCACACGCGGCGACGGGGAAACCGGCGAGGACGTGACGCACAACATCCGCACCATCGGCCAAATTCCGCTGCGTCTTCTGGGTTGCACGGCGCCGGTGTTGGAGGTGCGCGGCGAGGTGTACATGCGCCGCGATGACTTTGAAGCGCTGAACGCACGCCAACGGGCGCTGAACGAAAAAACCTTCGTCAACCCGCGCAACGCGGCGGCAGGCGCGGTGCGCCAGTTGGATTCGAGCATCGCCGCCCAGCGGCCGTTGAGTTTTTTCGCCTATGGTCTGGGCGAGGTGCAAGGCTGGGACATTCCCGCCACGCACAGCGCTTTGTTGGACGCTTTGGCCGCCCTGGGCCTGCCCGTGTGTGCCGAACGGGCGGTGCTGGAAAGCGCCGACGGCCTGGCCACCTTCCATGCCCGCATCGGTGCCCGCCGCGACACGCTGCCGTTTGACATCGACGGCGTGGTCTACAAAGTGAACGACCGGGCGTTGCAGGAGCGCTTGGGTTTTGTCACCCGCGAACCGCGCTGGGCGGTGGCGCACAAATACCCCGCCCAGGAGCAGATGACGCGCTTGCTGGGCATCGACATCCAAGTGGGCCGCACCGGCAAACTCACGCCGGTGGCCAAGCTGGAACCGGTGTTCGTGGGCGGCACCACCGTGAGCAACGCCACGCTGCACAACGAGGACGAAACGCGGCGCAAGGATGTGCGTGTGGGCGATGTGGTGATCGTGCGGCGCGCCGGCGACGTCATCCCCGAAGTGGTGGGCGTGGTGTTGGCCGATCGCCCCGCCGATGTGGGGGAACCTTTCGATCTCTACAAGCGCTTGAGCGGCCAGTGCCCCGTGTGTGCCAGCCCGATTGAACGCGAAGAAGGCGAGGTGGATTGGCGCTGCACCGGCGGCCTAACCTGCCCGGCGCAGCGCAAACAAGCCCTGTTGCACTTCGCCAGCCGCCGCATGATGGACATCGAAGGCTTGGGCGACAAACTGGTGGATCAGTTGGTGGACGGCCAGATCGTGCGCAGCTTGCCCGATCTGTACAAACTCGGTTTCACCAGTTTGGCGGCGCTGGAGCGCATGGGCGACAAAAGCGCCACCAACCTGCTGGCGGCGATTGAAAAGAGCAAACACACCACGCTGGGGCGGTTTTTGTTCAGCTTGGGCATCCGCCATGTGGGCGAAAGCACCGCCAAGGACTTGGCGCGCCATTTCGGCACCCTAGAGCGGCTGATGGACGCCCGCGTGGAAGAACTGCTGGAGGTGCCGGACGTGGGCCCGGTGGTGGCCAACAGCCTGCGCCATTTTTTCGATCAGCCCATCCACAGAGAAGTGGTGGAGCAACTGCGCGCTGCGGGTGTGTGTTGGCCGGATGAAATCGGGCTGGCGTCCGATGCGCCGCGCCCGCTGTTGGGCAAAACGCTGGTGCTCACCGGCACCCTGCCCAGCTTGAGCCGCGATGAAGCCAAAGCGATGATCGAAGCGGCGGGCGGCAAGGTGAGTGGTTCGGTGTCCAAGAAAACCCACTACGTCGTGGCCGGCAGTGAAGCGGGCAGCAAGCTGGACAAAGCCCAGAGCCTGGGCGTGCCGGTGTTGGACGAAGCCGGCTTGCGGGCTTTGCTCGCCGGGGCTGAAGGGGCTTAAAGCCGACTCAGCAGTTCCGTTTTCTTGGTGCTGAACTCCGCGTCGCTCAAGATGCCCTTGGCATGCAGCGCGGCCAGGCGCTCAAT is a genomic window of Vitreoscilla filiformis containing:
- a CDS encoding cell division protein ZipA C-terminal FtsZ-binding domain-containing protein translates to MTLTIGLILVALLLLALMGLHVLWTTYRARQARRRADADAAAAAAAATTLQGEVDPASLGGVQASVLWKSEPPRPQPLRRAPRIDALIDAIATLTPESPVSGDLILQHLSLVRRAGNKPLYVEGYHAQTDAWEVPSAGRRYTEVQVAVQLANRHGPLNEIDFAEFTQKAESLGEALRALVDLPDMIEAVNRARELDAFCSHNDVKLVVYLCPAVGSWSLETVQACAQRHGFVPSTIAGRMVLMSMEEDAPPVLVLSFDAQAALADDPGEAVLQHIALSLDVPQSPPEAEPFATWYLCARRLAEDLGAKVLDDQGDPLGLQAFESIGATLQTLYLELARHELAAGSAAARRLFS
- the ligA gene encoding NAD-dependent DNA ligase LigA; translated protein: MPPSDIQLDLFVSAPAAAPEPTPPAAQAAALRERLHHLAHAYHVQDAPEVPDAEYDRLFQQLQALEAEHPALRTPDSPTQRVLGAVLEGFTPVRHAVPMLSIRTETDTTAQGAHEFDARVRRELKLTENDAPIDYSAELKFDGLAINLRYEAGVLVQAATRGDGETGEDVTHNIRTIGQIPLRLLGCTAPVLEVRGEVYMRRDDFEALNARQRALNEKTFVNPRNAAAGAVRQLDSSIAAQRPLSFFAYGLGEVQGWDIPATHSALLDALAALGLPVCAERAVLESADGLATFHARIGARRDTLPFDIDGVVYKVNDRALQERLGFVTREPRWAVAHKYPAQEQMTRLLGIDIQVGRTGKLTPVAKLEPVFVGGTTVSNATLHNEDETRRKDVRVGDVVIVRRAGDVIPEVVGVVLADRPADVGEPFDLYKRLSGQCPVCASPIEREEGEVDWRCTGGLTCPAQRKQALLHFASRRMMDIEGLGDKLVDQLVDGQIVRSLPDLYKLGFTSLAALERMGDKSATNLLAAIEKSKHTTLGRFLFSLGIRHVGESTAKDLARHFGTLERLMDARVEELLEVPDVGPVVANSLRHFFDQPIHREVVEQLRAAGVCWPDEIGLASDAPRPLLGKTLVLTGTLPSLSRDEAKAMIEAAGGKVSGSVSKKTHYVVAGSEAGSKLDKAQSLGVPVLDEAGLRALLAGAEGA
- the smc gene encoding chromosome segregation protein SMC; the encoded protein is MRLNQIKLSGFKSFAEPTTFQLPGQRVGVVGPNGCGKSNIMDAVRWVLGESKASELRGESMQDVIFNGSANRKPAGRSSVELVFSNEDGRAGGSWSQYAEIAVKRVLTRDGTSSYFINNQPVRRRDVHDVFLGTGLGPRAYAIIGQGTITRIIDSKPEELRLFLEEAAGVSKYKERRRETEFRLRDTRDNLTRVDDILRELGANLEKLERQAEVATRYKTLQEAGTLKLHQLWFLKHRDAATEAQRVHLAMLEATNALEARTAELRHLEAALEEVRQAHYTASDGLHERQADLAAAAAEVSRLEERIRHVVEGRQRTQARWAELRAQAAQWAERAEQAEAEQEALAEQIALAQEQAEILAARAEEQAEDTPQHEDALRSAQQRAAQQRGQVGQVQQQLQLLAAESRHLDEQHRSLRSRVDRLSAERRGLAAPDAARLDALREQLAQVQALSDDAQARLHALSEQLPQAEDQRRHAQQAANEATARHTDLHARLDALRTLQDKVQRGGKLQPWLEKHGLAGLAGMWQHVHIEPGWETALEAALRERLHALPVSQLERLQGLALDAPPAKLAFYAVGSAPSPQPLSREGRGASETLVDLLRVRDPALRSVLADWLAGVAVADSLAQALAQRDRLTPGGCFITREGHSVSAHAIGFYAPDSEQAGLLARQHEIENLERASRAQALLAEDARTALARAEHALADVQQQLVQARREATQMQQTAHQVQVQWLQLSQQAEAARSRHRQLDDELADLNAQLDDVAERRATGEARFEELDLALAEAQERFTALEDAVIAAERRLSSAREHQRVAERQAQEAQFQARTLASRRGELERGITTARQQQREAEQAQQRTQAELAHFDDDAAQAGLHEALALRVAREAALSAARAAYDDLSHRLRQGDEQRQTLERAMAPLRDAITRLQLESQAAELGGAQYLEQLQGAGVDLAALGQLIELNGVKLWGLQGEIDRINREMNALGAVNLAALEELSATRERKTFLDAQNADLTQAMQTLEDAIHKIDLETRELLQGTFNQVNDGFGRMFPSLFGGGNAKLVMTGEDILESGVQVMAQPPGKKNATIHLLSGGEKALTAIALVFAIFLLNPAPFCLLDEVDAPLDDANTERYAKLVTQMSESTQFLFISHNKIAMEMAEQLIGVTMQEQGVSRIVAVDMQAAVGMLAA
- a CDS encoding choice-of-anchor Y domain-containing protein, which gives rise to MNAPAFSSSCRRWLAIGALALGASVAHADVLYDPSTQTLPSQQDWVMVDFLGTAQVQNGLFNLSSTGSNSLKSGIARTDQTIDSDTGTTLNFSFQTVSESHANANRAGFSVILLDSEHRGIELGFWATQIWAQSGADFLHAESASFNTTLLRNYSLTLQDGFYSLSSGATTLLTGAMRDYSSFGSVYTQTNFIYMGDNTSSAQGSVKIGAIGLTTGSGGTVSSVPEPATLALWLGALGLLGARRRRLN